A window of the Hordeum vulgare subsp. vulgare chromosome 5H, MorexV3_pseudomolecules_assembly, whole genome shotgun sequence genome harbors these coding sequences:
- the LOC123452476 gene encoding uncharacterized protein LOC123452476: MDPGAAPAPPIPPGSAAPDAADSDADATLPVDLLLEIAARSDAVSVVRCAAAAKPLRRGILDRGFRRLLAQRATATSGYDPSLLRGVSYKVEDSDANSPVRVVQPVPADEPSVLRGFNESLDFEPVASRDGLVVLRRLRPRPLFGQSIEEGPPGSVLRVCHSFTGAVSVLPSVSIRDYRKHALLSVEDNGRAFELLVADERLRIQIYSSREGRWGPVRAALPRRQSRPFHDSYPLVIGRTVHWLCNPEPLPPLRYLSGPEPYIVAVDADTMEASVIDLPRGCTSRMTASMSHRGLLLASSVDGRLKVVVSETQVISMWTMSPPVEGEPPRWVRQVLIDKQDWGVHSSVQFEGFGLRSGTVILYVGRVGLIRLNLATKEAVIVYHRSDTAYISQVCLHEIDLSSLLQTMKPLS, translated from the coding sequence ATGGaccccggcgccgcccccgctCCCCCCATCCCCCCCGGATCCGCCGCGCCCGACGCCGCCGACTCCGACGCGGACGCAACGCTCCCGGTGGACCTGCTCCTCGAGATCGCGGCGCGCTCCGACGCCGTCTCCGTCGTGCGCTGCGCGGCGGCCGCCAAGCCCTTGCGCCGCGGCATCCTCGACCGGGGCTTCCGCCGCCTGCTGGCGCAGCGCGCCACTGCCACCTCCGGCTACGACCCGTCCCTCCTCCGCGGGGTCTCCTACAAGGTGGAGGACAGCGACGCCAACAGCCCCGTCCGCGTCGTTCAGCCCGTCCCCGCCGACGAGCCCTCCGTGCTCCGCGGCTTCAACGAGAGCCTCGACTTCGAGCCCGTCGCCTCCCGCGACGGCCTCGTCGTGCTCCGCCGCCTCCGCCCCCGCCCCCTCTTCGGCCAGTCCATCGAGGAGGGCCCCCCCGGCAGCGTCCTCCGCGTCTGCCATTCCTTCACCGGCGCCGTCTCCGTCCTCCCCTCCGTCTCCATCCGCGACTACCGCAAGCACGCGCTCCTCTCCGTCGAAGACAACGGCCGCGCCTTCGAGCTCCTCGTCGCCGACGAGCGCCTCCGCATCCAGATTTACTCCTCCAGGGAGGGCCGCTGGGGCCCCGTCCGCGCCGCGCTCCCCCGCCGCCAGTCCAGGCCGTTCCACGACTCCTACCCCTTGGTCATCGGCCGCACCGTCCACTGGCTGTGCAACCCggagccgctgccgccgttgagGTACCTGTCTGGCCCGGAACCGTATATCGTCGCCGTAGACGCCGACACCATGGAGGCCTCCGTGATTGATCTGCCGCGGGGATGCACTAGCAGAATGACGgcctctatgagccacagggggctcCTCCTTGCCTCTTCGGTGGACGGGAGGCTCAAGGTGGTTGTCTCGGAGACCCAAGTGATATCCATGTGGACGATGTCACCCCCCGTCGAGGGGGAGCCACCGAGATGGGTCAGGCAGGTGCTGATAGACAAGCAGGACTGGGGCGTGCACAGCTCAGTTCAGTTTGAGGGGTTCGGGCTGAGGAGTGGCACCGTGATCTTATATGTTGGTAGAGTTGGGCTCATTCGGCTCAACCTTGCGACAAAGGAGGCGGTTATCGTCTACCACCGCAGCGATACCGCCTACATCTCGCAGGTTTGCCTGCACGAGATTGATTTGTCCTCCCTGCTCCAGACCATGAAACCTCTGAGCTAG